One segment of Fusarium oxysporum f. sp. lycopersici 4287 chromosome 7, whole genome shotgun sequence DNA contains the following:
- a CDS encoding cellular nucleic acid-binding protein: MTFSRLSAILVQRKPFHTTTQFLKMDSFQQQQQQQPRGACYSCGSTGHQARDCPTKGPAKCYNCGGEGHMSRDCTEPMKDNKSCYKCGQPGHISRDCPMSGGSGQATECYKCGEIGHIARNCSKSSYGNNYGGGFGGGAGKTCYSCGGYGHMSRECVNGMKCYNCGESGHYSRDCPKESAGGEKICYKCQQPGHVQSQCPSN, encoded by the exons ATGACTTTCTCACGCCTCTCAGCCATTTTGGTTCAAAGA AAACCCTTTCACACAACCACTCAATTTCTCAAAATGGATTCTttccagcagcaacaacagcagcagccccGTGGCGCTTGCTACTCTT GCGGTTCTACTGGCCACCAG GCCCGTGACTGCCCTACCAAGGGTCCTGCTAAGTG CTACAACTGCGGTG GCGAGGGCCACATGA GCCGTGACTGCACCGAGCCCATGAAGGATAACAAGTCCTGCTACAAGTGCGGCCAGCCCGGCCACATCTCCCGTGACTGCCCCATGAGCGGCGGCAGCGGCCAGGCTACCGAGTGCTACAAG TGTGGTGAGATTGGCCACATTGCCCGCAACTGCTCCAAGTCCTCCTACGGTAACAACTATGGTGGTGGCTTCGGTGGTGGCGCTGGCAAGACCTGCTACTCTTGCGGTGGCTACGGCCATATGTCTC GCGAGTGTGTCAACGGCATGAAGTGCTACAACTGTGGCGAGTCTGGCCACTACTCCCGCGACTGCCCCAAGGAGTCCGCTGGTGGTGAGAAGATCTGCTACAAGTGCCAGCAGCCTGGACACGTCCAGTCTCAGTGCCCCAGCAACTAA
- a CDS encoding acyl-CoA dehydrogenase encodes MSSPTDTFSREEVRSHTTDESLWCIIDSTVYDLTDFVDAHPGGETVLKQVAGQDATTAFYNLHRHEVLTKYKDLAVGTIEGEKPQVITPQPGDLSKVPYAEPLWLAEPFRSPYYKDSHRRLQRKLREFVDSELYAEAQECEATGQYISQKMIDRMSELGILHMRIGPGKHLHGVDLMGGAVKGEEFDYFHDLIVAQELARAMARGFADGNMAGMTIGLTAVLNFARDEAWKNKIANEVFSGKKKICLAITEAFAGSDVAGLRTTAEKTPDGKHYIINGTKKWITNGVWCDYFVTGARTDKGLSVFLIERGEGVETKQIKTSYSTTAGTAFVTFDNVKVPAENMLGKENKGIQVILSNFNHERWYMVCGSLRLSRSIIEECLKWSNQRQVFGKSLIDQPVIRQKLAKMIALIEANQSWLETVTYQMCHMPYSQQAQHLAGPIGLLKMSATRAAHEVADESVQIWGGRGITQTGMGKFIEMFHRTYKFDAILGGAEEVLADLGVRQAMRNFPKAML; translated from the exons ATGAGCTCTCCTACAGATACGTTCTCCCGCGAGGAGGTCCGCTCCCATACAACCGACGAGTCCCTCTGGTGCATCATCGATAGCACAGTCTACGATCTCACAGACTTCGTCGACGCTCATCCTGGTGGTGAGACTGTCCTAAAACAAGTCGCCGGTCAAGATGCCACGACCGCTTTCTACAATCTCCACCGACATGAAGTTCTCACAAAGTACAAGGACCTCGCAGTTGGCACCATCGAGGGCGAGAAGCCTCAAGTTATTACCCCACAGCCTGGTGACCTCAGCAAGGTCCCCTACGCCGAGCCTCTATGGCTTGCAGAGCCCTTCCGTTCGCCCTACTACAAGGACAGCCACAGGCGATTGCAGCGCAAGCTCCGAGAATTCGTCGATAGTGAGCTTTACGCGGAGGCGCAAGAGTGCGAGGCGACTGGACAATACATTAGCCAGAAGATGATTGATCGCATGAGCGAGCTGGGCATCTTACACATGCGTATTGGGCCTGGAAAGCATCTCCACGGTGTTGATCTCATGGGAGGCGCCGTCAAGGGTGAGGAGTTCGACTACTTCCATGACTTGATCGTGGCACAGGAGCTTGCGCGAGCTATGGCTCGAGGTTTCGCTGATGGAAACATGGCGGGTATGACTATTGGATTGACAGCGGTTCTCAACTTCGCCCGCGACGAGGCATGGAAGAACAAGATTGCCAACGAGGTCTTCAgcggcaagaagaagatctgtCTCGCCATCACCGAGGCCTTCGCTGGTTCAGATGTCGCTGGATTGCGCACAACTGCTGAGAAGACACCCGATGGCAAGCACTAT ATCATCAACGGTACCAAGAAGTGGATCACCAACGGTGTATGGTGCGATTACTTCGTTACAGGTGCCCGAACCGACAAGGGCTTGAGTGTCTTCCTTATCGAGCGTGGCGAGGGTGTTGAGACTAAGCAGATCAAGACCTCTTACTCTACAACAGCTGGTACAGCTTTCGTGACATTCGATAACGTCAAGGTCCCCGCCGAGAACATGTTGGgcaaggagaacaagggtATCCAGGTCATTCTGAGCAACTTCAACCACGAGCGATGGTACATGGTTT GCGGAAGTCTCCGTTTGTCACGATCCATCATTGAGGAGTGCCTCAAGTGGAGTAACCAACGCCAGGTGTTCGGCAAGTCACTCATTGACCAACCCGTCATCCGCCAGAA GCTCGCAAAGATGATCGCGCTCATCGAAGCCAACCAGTCATGGCTCGAAACCGTCACCTACCAAATGTGCCACATGCCCTACTCACAGCAAGCACAGCACCTTGCCGGCCCCATTGGTCTGCTCAAGATGAGCGCCACTCGTGCTGCCCACGAAGTTGCCGACGAGTCCGTGCAGATCTGGGGTGGCCGTGGTATTACCCAGACTGGTATGGGCAAGTTTATCGAGATGTTCCACCGAACATACAAGTTCGATGCCATTCTTGGTGGTGCCGAGGAAGTGTTGGCAGATCTCGGTGTGAGACAGGCCATGAGGAACTTCCCCAAGGCGATGCTGTAA
- a CDS encoding cellular nucleic acid-binding protein yields MDSFQQQQQQQPRGACYSCGSTGHQARDCPTKGPAKCYNCGGEGHMSRDCTEPMKDNKSCYKCGQPGHISRDCPMSGGSGQATECYKCGEIGHIARNCSKSSYGNNYGGGFGGGAGKTCYSCGGYGHMSRECVNGMKCYNCGESGHYSRDCPKESAGGEKICYKCQQPGHVQSQCPSN; encoded by the exons ATGGATTCTttccagcagcaacaacagcagcagccccGTGGCGCTTGCTACTCTT GCGGTTCTACTGGCCACCAG GCCCGTGACTGCCCTACCAAGGGTCCTGCTAAGTG CTACAACTGCGGTG GCGAGGGCCACATGA GCCGTGACTGCACCGAGCCCATGAAGGATAACAAGTCCTGCTACAAGTGCGGCCAGCCCGGCCACATCTCCCGTGACTGCCCCATGAGCGGCGGCAGCGGCCAGGCTACCGAGTGCTACAAG TGTGGTGAGATTGGCCACATTGCCCGCAACTGCTCCAAGTCCTCCTACGGTAACAACTATGGTGGTGGCTTCGGTGGTGGCGCTGGCAAGACCTGCTACTCTTGCGGTGGCTACGGCCATATGTCTC GCGAGTGTGTCAACGGCATGAAGTGCTACAACTGTGGCGAGTCTGGCCACTACTCCCGCGACTGCCCCAAGGAGTCCGCTGGTGGTGAGAAGATCTGCTACAAGTGCCAGCAGCCTGGACACGTCCAGTCTCAGTGCCCCAGCAACTAA